The Nitrospirota bacterium genome includes the window AGCCAATACCTTGGCAGCAGTAACAGTGCCCTGTCCACCCCTGCCATGCCATCTGATCTCAATCGTTTCACTCATAAAGGATTCCTCCATTGTTTCTATACTTGGTTTGGATTGGAAAATCTCGTGATAAGAGTCAAGTGCCTTCTATTCTATTAAATTAACAAGTGTTATTTCAAGAAGATTAGCAATATAACCGTCTTTTTGGCCTTTTTTTCTCTGATACTGTTATGATAATTTTTTATAATGTTGAGAGAAATAAGAATAAAAAACTTTGCAATTGTGGACAAGCTCAGCCTCTCCTTTGAAGAAGGCCTGAATGTAATAACAGGTGAGACAGGGGCCGGCAAGTCCCTTGTTGTGGATGCCATTGAGCTGGTACTTGGGGGCAGGGCGAGCTCAGACTCCATCAGGGCCGGCGCAGATGAGGCCTGGATAGAGGCTTTTTTCGAGATAAAGGATAGCCTTCTGCTTGATTCAATCGGTATTGCCTGTGATGAGGGGGTAATCGTAAAACGGGTAGTTTCGAGGACCGGACGGAGCAGGGCCTATATTAACGATTCCCTTGTAACCATACAGACCCTTTCAGCCTTTGGCAAAGACCTTGTCGACCTGCACGGCCAGCATGAACACCAGAGTCTGCTCTCCCCTGCTGTCCAGAGGGGGCTTGTTGATTCCTTTGGTAGACTTGACGGTCTTGTAAAAGAGGTAGGTAAACTTCATAACGGTTACCGGACCCTGCTCAACACCGTTACGGATATAAAGGAGAGGGCAAGGGAGAGGGCACAGAGAATAGACCTTCTGAGGTATCAGATTGCCGAGATCGATGCCGCAGGACTTGGGGGGGGAGAAGAGGCGGGGCTGCGTGAAGAGAAGGCAATTCTTTCCAACCTTACTCGGCTGAGATATCTTGGGGAGTCGGCCTTTTCGGTTCTGAAAGATGAGGACGGCTCTGTCCTGGAGAAACTCGGCATGCTCCTTCGCGATATTGAAGAACTCAGTCAGATAGATGCCTCTGCGGCAGAGGTTCTGAAGGTTTTAAGGGATGCAGATTCCCTGCTGCAGGATGCCGCCTCTTCCCTGCGCGAGATCAAGGAGAGGTATGACTGTGAGCCACAGAGACTTGATGACGTGGAATCAAGGCTGGCACTGATTGAAGACCTTCAGAGGAAGTATGGTGAGACAGTGGAGAGCATCCTTGATTATAGAGAGAAGGCAGCAGCGGAACTTGAGGATTTGGAGGGACTTGAGGAGCGGGGTGCAGAGATTGAGAATGAGTTGGAAAAGATTCACTCAACATTGATGGAGAAGGCCGACTCCCTGAGCAGGGAGAGGAAAAAGACGGCCCGGAGGATTGAGGTCATGTTAAGGGAGGTGCTCTCCGAGCTTGCTTTCAGCCACCCTGATTTCATGATAGAGGTTGCAGAGATACCCATCACGTCAACAGGCATTGACAGGGTCGATTTTCTCTTCTCCGCCAATCCCGGTCAGTTGCCGCGCCCCCTCAACAAGGTTGCCTCAGGCGGGGAACTCTCAAGGCTGATGCTTGCCCTGAAGAGTGTGTTTGCAGATGTGGACAGGGTGCCGGTGCTGGTCTTTGATGAGGTGGACGCAGGGGTGGGGGGACAGACGGCCGAATCAGTTGGGGAGAGATTGAGAAGACTTTCAGAGAGACACCAGGTTATATGTATAACACACCTGCCGCAGATTGCATCAAGGGCGGTTTTTCATCTCCTCATAACCAAGGAGGAGGAAGGAGACGGGGTTGCAGTGACGGTCAGGGGGCTTGACCGTGATGAGCGGGTAAGAGAGATTGCGAGGATGCTCAGTGGCTCTGTGACCGGGCCGTCTCTAAGACATGCCGAGGAGTTACTGCGCAAAAAGCGGGATGAAGGGCGATGAAGGGCAGGATTGAGATAGACAGGGAACTATGTAAGGGTTGTGATTACTGCGTTATTACATGCCCGAGGGGGATAATAGAGA containing:
- the recN gene encoding DNA repair protein RecN, yielding MLREIRIKNFAIVDKLSLSFEEGLNVITGETGAGKSLVVDAIELVLGGRASSDSIRAGADEAWIEAFFEIKDSLLLDSIGIACDEGVIVKRVVSRTGRSRAYINDSLVTIQTLSAFGKDLVDLHGQHEHQSLLSPAVQRGLVDSFGRLDGLVKEVGKLHNGYRTLLNTVTDIKERARERAQRIDLLRYQIAEIDAAGLGGGEEAGLREEKAILSNLTRLRYLGESAFSVLKDEDGSVLEKLGMLLRDIEELSQIDASAAEVLKVLRDADSLLQDAASSLREIKERYDCEPQRLDDVESRLALIEDLQRKYGETVESILDYREKAAAELEDLEGLEERGAEIENELEKIHSTLMEKADSLSRERKKTARRIEVMLREVLSELAFSHPDFMIEVAEIPITSTGIDRVDFLFSANPGQLPRPLNKVASGGELSRLMLALKSVFADVDRVPVLVFDEVDAGVGGQTAESVGERLRRLSERHQVICITHLPQIASRAVFHLLITKEEEGDGVAVTVRGLDRDERVREIARMLSGSVTGPSLRHAEELLRKKRDEGR